ATATGATGGGGTTTATTGGGCGCAGCTCCAAATTTACCagtgcttcttgtttttcttccccgTAGTCCCCGTCTCCACGCCGCTCATTGAGAAGAGCCCATCTTATCCGCTTGTAGAAGACAAAGCCAACGTGACTTGGACTTGTTCTGTTGAGAGGGGAACACGGGTTGTGTTCCAGTGGCTGAGGGACGCTGCTGTGCTGACTCCCAGTAAGAGATACCACTTCAGCCAAGACAACTCCACATTGGTGATTAGCCCTGTGACAAAAGAGGACAAAGGAACTTATCGCTGTGTGGCCAGCAATGCAGTGACCCCGGGCAGGAACAGCAGTGGGGTGGAACTCAATGTTTACTGTAAGTAACTGTTTGTCTTTCCTAAGAAAACCTGTCTTTTTTGGGGTAAAAGTAGCAGCTTTAAATGTCACAATGATTATTTGAAAATGTAGGTTTAATCTCATTTTGTCTGCAGAATCCAGTTTCTTTTAGTCCCTAAACAGAGTCATGTTCTAATTGAAGTTATTTCTTACATACTGTTTTATccacaaaaacaggaacttggttttgtgaaaatgtttcatcatATGTAAATTTCTGTGACATCAGCCTCCTCGCTAACATGTGGCTGTTAtggaaaaacatttgcatgGCAGCCGACTTATCTTACCGTACTGCCATAACGGGTGAAACTTTGCTGATAAAGCTGTACTGGTTTCGTGAGCTTTAGGTTAACTTGAGGCCTTCTGGGAATTCACTGGAATGCGTTTTCATTTCCGCAAAACAGATGGTTTTTGAGCTGATGTGCAGAGTTGCACATCAGTTTTGACAGGGCTACGGTGTCTTTTGTTCCGCTTTGGTCCATTTGACACAGCTTTTTTATCAAACTGGCCATTTAAGTTCACATCGGCAGAGCACGTAAAGGTCACTTTACGACAATGTTCAACATGGTTTCATTCAGACATACCGAGTACAGTGACAGAGTGAGCCGTGGCTCATGAAAAAAATGGTATATACACAATACTGGACTGTACATCAAGTACTTCATATGGCAAAAGAGTTGTCATATTATCATACACAAATACTGTATGTTGTACTTCCATTGTAAGGGTGTTAATTTGCATtatagtcaagtcaagtcaaatgtaTTAATATATTATACTTTTCAGCAACATggcaattcaaagtgctttatacttttttttatacttgTCATCTGGTCAGGTTTGGTGTGCACAAACTCTAGTAGGAACATGTATGTTTCCCCTCAACTTATATCATCTTCTTCTGCAGGACTCACACATGCATGTCATGTTTCATCAGTCTAACTTTTAAATCCCTTCAGAGGGATtagataaattaaacaaaaagaaatatacaGTTGTATGTGAGATTCTCGTCATAGTGCTGGTCACGGGATATTGCAAGGACTCAGTGTCAGACTCATTtctagttatttttgtgtttccttttgcAGAGATTTAACAAAACCATTGCTCATTGCAGTCACACCAGCAGCATAAGCTAGGAATGGGTCATATTTTTTGTGGCTTCACCTTTTGAGTAAAAtaggaagtgaagtgaagtgagatttatttatatagcacttttcagcagcaaggcgatccaaagtgctttacaacacagaaacaacaacagaattaaatacagaaatacagaaataaaaacatcaatcaggtaaatTTTAGCTAATAATAAGATTggtgaataaactttcctctaggaggaggcatttgaaatacagagataaaaacatcaaaatcaaatatagataaCTATAACAGAGAAATGAgtagttttagctaatagtatgattggtataactataacaggtaatcTTATTGTGAGAGGATCTCAGTAGGTTTGGGTCTGATCTTTTAAGATCAGCTCAACTGTGGAAACCAATGGTCTAATGTACAAGGCCACTTACAATTGCAGACCcagtatatttgtttttgagatCATTGGTTATTAAATACAGtataaaaaaattgatttttcgTGTAttggaaagagagaaaaaacgTGTAATACGCAGTGTGTTTCACAGAACAAACTGTCACGTTTCTCTGACCCACGCACAGATGGCCCCTACAACCTGGAGGTGAATTCGGGCCAGGGCCTCAGGACAGGGGAGGTGTTCACCATCAACCCCGGCGAGCTGGTCTTCTTTGAATGCCGGGCCGACTCCAACCCACCGAACAGTTACGTCTGGATCAAGAGCCACAACAAAACGGAGGTCATCAGCGAGGGCCCACGGCTGGAGGTGCAGCTCTACAGACTGGCCCAGGCTGAAGAGTACCTGTGCCGGGCCTTCAACAACGTGACGCAGAAACAGGACGAGACCCAGTTTACTCTGGTGGTGGCCAGCTTAGGAACAGGTGCGTAGAGGGTGGAATATGGCAACGGGGAGCAGAGCGTGGGCAGGTTTTTTTGGGATTCCTCTGCGATAAACACGGTAAACAACATATCGTGCCAAAGCAAAACTGTTAGGCTTTAAGAGACGGGGAGATGATACTTACCAATGAGAAGGACTGTGTGATTTTAAGAACAGCTGTGTTGATAAAATACTCTTCCTGGAACTTTTTTCTGAACTAGCACTTTATGAgtataacataaaaacatacGCAGCTATAATGGAAACTCTGGTTTAATCTCTGTTGCTAGGTTTCGGTGCTTGCTTGCTGTTTTAGAGTTCAGTGGCTGGGAAAGCAAACAGTGGATGACAGCTGttgtatttattgactaagttttATAGCGTGTAGAGTTTGTGTACTGAATGCAGCATTGATATGTTGTCCTGGTGATACCGAGAGGGCGCGCTGATTATTACAGCTGATACCAGCCAtgatttaaaatgctgtttaacgAGTCAACTGTGGTCGAGtcagacttcagtttttattgccATCAGAATCTCTCCCCAACTTTACCAGAAAAGCGTTCGGTTGTTACAGTTTGAGTGAgaagtttaaaagattttacatCCCAGCTCGCCAAAGTGTGAAGGTTTATTTGTGCACACTGTTGTTCGTCTTTTTAGTAGGgttaatttaaaatgcaatcCTGATTTCCTTTTCTGAGCATGAAGATTTGAATCTTGTTTTGAGTGTAAGCTTAATATCCTTAGAGACAACAGGTGCTACTTCTGTTTCTAATACAGTTTAAGGAAAGGCttctgtcagatttaaaaaataataaaaagaaatgctttggTTGCCAAAGGCAGAAAGGCTTTGTATTacaaatgacacaaacaaaagaggCAACAAGCTAAAAATATATGAAGGTTAGCAAACAAACCAAGAAGAAATCAAGCTATAAAGCTGAAGCTCACATTTAATAAGTAGACTATtgcaaagacaacaaaaacaaaaaacagcactgaGTTTGGTGTTTTAAAGTCACACAAGAAAATACAAGATTTTATAATTAATGTAGGAAGTTAAAAGTactgttttagtcaaaaaaattgtttctttaaacagcGCACATGAGGATATGAAATACTTGGATTTCTGTCAAAATGTCACTTGAAGTttgagctaaatgctaacattagcatgtttaaagttatgtttttcTAACCGTATACtttagtttaactttaaaagtaacatcaagctgctttatttcttaATGAAATGTGACTTACTGTTTTTAAGAATAGAGCTTTAAGAGATTTTAAGGACttctctttatttacttttttttacacccaACTTGGTTTAATTGtaactcattttagcttttaagattttctttgactcaaaaacaaaactactttaaatacatttaattactCAGCCTTGGTTGGCATATTCCATTCTTTACATAATTAACCGaataaagctctttttttacatCTAGGTTTTGGGTTGTTGGCAGGATTCAAACCacataaattcaaatttttatgaaaatccAGTCAGCCCGACGACTACTGAAGTATTTTAGTTGTGCCAAAATGGCGAACCGACTGTCGTGCACAGATCCACGTTGCTATCTCGCCTAACATTTGTCTGCCATGTCTGACGCTGTTGTTTATTAACAGGCAAAGAAAAGCACACCCAGAACGAGGGCTCTATGTCTCCGCTGGCGGCCATTATTGTCTGCTCTTTGTTTATCATCGGCTGTATGCTGCTAGTCTTCCTGAGGAGAACGTGTCATCCCAAGCGAGGTTAGATACCGTCTCATTCTCTTTGCTTTGACATACAGCAAGTAGTTCTCTAaggattttaacttttttttaaaaatccacacaAGTATAGGGGTAATAGTAAGTAACTCCCCTAAAGCCTCAAATCTGGACGTCTGAGCTgagatgtgaataaaaaaagctgtaataTTAGAATCTATTCCTGACATCCTGGCTGTCTGCTTTAAGTTCCCACACACTGAAGTTACTCAGAAATGTAAATAAGTTGCAAATTTTAGTCAAAGTGTAGGTAACCTGGGCAAAATAACTTCTCCATTCGAATAGGGCTAAGTATTGcttaatattttacctgctgttgATTGACAAGTAATTGTATTTTTCTCTCGTTCTTGTATCAACAGTGATCATGAgcatctacaacaagtaagtgTCTTGAGCTCAGAAAATGATGCTTTTAACACTTGTACGAAGGGAACAAttgctattgtttttttttttctttttcgtttttGCAGACCCTTTTCAGAGCAGAAACGACCACATCGTTCAGG
The DNA window shown above is from Kryptolebias marmoratus isolate JLee-2015 linkage group LG5, ASM164957v2, whole genome shotgun sequence and carries:
- the hepacam2 gene encoding HEPACAM family member 2, with product MEASRRTALYVCSVLFILTATNLEVSSKLIHIPSLVRHGTEGDPLLLSAEIHFSLDEAEIQGTWSHTKPSGTRITLVTFTNTTAITDMMYRNHLLFKQHNVSLLILKLNQDNEGDYHLSLNIKFHNRKGRVIKEERTIHVTVDVPVSTPLIEKSPSYPLVEDKANVTWTCSVERGTRVVFQWLRDAAVLTPSKRYHFSQDNSTLVISPVTKEDKGTYRCVASNAVTPGRNSSGVELNVYYGPYNLEVNSGQGLRTGEVFTINPGELVFFECRADSNPPNSYVWIKSHNKTEVISEGPRLEVQLYRLAQAEEYLCRAFNNVTQKQDETQFTLVVASLGTGKEKHTQNEGSMSPLAAIIVCSLFIIGCMLLVFLRRTCHPKRVIMSIYNKPFSEQKRPHRSGHEDATEDFGIYEFVSVAGKMESTQASCRSLARLELGQDMHTTIYDVIRHVPESPSQSLLT